The following proteins are co-located in the Candidatus Woesearchaeota archaeon genome:
- a CDS encoding glycosyltransferase family 2 protein translates to MGKVCIILPTYNEAGNIEALIQAIFKVAKGMKKWDLHILVVDDNSPDGTGQIVQRLQKRYNKLLMLKGSKQGLGVAYIRGFKHSFSRLNPDVVFEMDADFSHPPELIPKMLRQIDEGADFVIGCRYIKGGATPDWDFKRKLISRGGNFFARIVAGLHKVHDCTSGFRAIRTSLLKKIDLNNLGAKGYSFQMNLLYEAVLKKADIREEPLVFYDRKKGKSKMKTKDMVEFFVNSFHLRLRTWKRFIKFAIVGGTGVIVNTGILALLTEYFGVYYRISSIAAIEAAILWNFFLNNAWTFKSSTNKASLWHKALKFQVISIGGALINWAVLVLLTEYTGIFYIVSNLIGIAVATAWNYLLNVSYTWREDE, encoded by the coding sequence ATGGGGAAAGTATGCATAATCCTGCCCACCTACAACGAAGCGGGCAATATAGAGGCCCTAATCCAGGCAATTTTCAAGGTAGCCAAAGGCATGAAAAAGTGGGACCTGCACATCCTTGTTGTTGATGACAACAGCCCGGATGGGACTGGCCAGATCGTGCAAAGGCTCCAAAAAAGATATAATAAACTGTTAATGCTGAAAGGCTCAAAGCAAGGCCTTGGAGTGGCTTACATAAGGGGCTTCAAGCACAGCTTCTCCAGGCTAAATCCGGACGTTGTCTTTGAAATGGACGCTGATTTCTCGCATCCTCCAGAATTAATCCCAAAAATGCTCAGGCAAATTGATGAAGGCGCTGATTTTGTGATTGGCTGCAGGTACATAAAAGGAGGCGCAACTCCTGACTGGGACTTCAAAAGGAAGCTCATCAGCAGGGGGGGCAATTTCTTTGCACGAATTGTGGCTGGGCTGCATAAAGTCCATGACTGCACATCGGGCTTCAGGGCGATCAGGACAAGCCTGCTGAAAAAAATTGACCTAAATAACCTCGGGGCCAAGGGCTACAGCTTCCAGATGAACCTGCTTTACGAGGCCGTGCTCAAGAAAGCTGACATAAGGGAAGAGCCCTTGGTTTTTTATGACAGGAAAAAAGGCAAATCCAAGATGAAAACAAAGGATATGGTTGAATTCTTTGTAAATTCATTCCATCTCAGGCTGAGAACATGGAAAAGGTTCATTAAATTCGCAATTGTGGGAGGCACTGGCGTTATTGTCAACACAGGAATCCTTGCATTGCTTACTGAATATTTTGGGGTCTACTACAGGATTTCAAGCATTGCTGCAATTGAGGCAGCAATTCTCTGGAATTTCTTTCTCAACAATGCCTGGACCTTTAAATCAAGCACAAACAAAGCATCGCTTTGGCATAAGGCATTAAAATTCCAGGTCATAAGCATAGGAGGGGCATTGATTAACTGGGCTGTTCTTGTACTGCTTACTGAATACACTGGAATATTTTATATTGTGAGCAATCTTATCGGCATCGCTGTGGCAACTGCTTGGAACTATTTGTTAAATGTGAGTTATACGTGGAGAGAAGATGAATGA
- a CDS encoding flippase: MGTARRIAKNAAVTFFGDNLLKVLSTVLVILIARYLGDVDYGKFTFALSFTGLFLVLMDLGTRILIVRDIIQNKDKAPKIVANVLLLKVVSTTVVYFLMLAIAYFLSYDHNTMVALAIAGAGLIFDSLAATVGSIFQAYERLEFGVMARITRILLRFAVTVPLLLMGVSFIWILVIYAVVHFINFVMVLAICYKKFVALNFDFDKNMIVSILKRSFPFWLSGIFVTVYFRIDITLMSKLAPTALAGVYSAVSRDAVIGWYSSAYNLLDAAAAIAGAVSAAILPVAVAYFRDSREKLMKLYSLAARYLVFIAVPTAVGTTLLADKIIVLLYKAEYANASLALQILIWTMVPLCINYMMGAMMIASHQEKKGVYVLMLNAVVNILLNLYLIPRYSLYGAAVATVLTEIFYFAGYYFIISRSVGHLDFVKMFVKPVVASAVMGLVIFKFMGGLPVVVAIIASMIIYGAAMFLMKALEEEDIALIRKIFIRKEI, translated from the coding sequence ATGGGAACAGCAAGAAGGATTGCTAAGAACGCGGCAGTCACATTTTTTGGCGACAATCTCTTAAAAGTACTTAGCACAGTGCTTGTAATCCTTATAGCTCGTTACCTTGGCGATGTTGACTACGGAAAATTCACTTTTGCATTGTCATTTACCGGCCTGTTCCTTGTCCTCATGGACCTTGGAACAAGGATCCTGATTGTGAGGGACATTATCCAAAACAAGGATAAGGCGCCCAAGATAGTGGCAAATGTTTTGCTGCTGAAAGTTGTGAGCACCACGGTTGTTTATTTTCTGATGCTGGCAATAGCTTATTTCCTGTCATACGACCATAACACCATGGTGGCATTGGCCATTGCAGGCGCAGGCCTGATTTTTGACAGCCTGGCCGCGACTGTCGGCTCCATATTCCAGGCATATGAAAGACTTGAGTTCGGTGTAATGGCAAGGATAACAAGGATACTGCTGAGATTCGCAGTCACTGTCCCTTTGCTGCTAATGGGCGTTAGTTTTATTTGGATCCTTGTGATTTATGCTGTTGTCCACTTCATCAACTTCGTCATGGTTCTGGCAATTTGTTATAAGAAATTCGTAGCCCTGAATTTTGATTTTGACAAGAATATGATTGTCTCCATATTAAAACGCTCATTTCCGTTTTGGCTGTCAGGGATATTTGTGACTGTCTATTTCAGGATTGATATAACCCTGATGTCCAAGCTTGCGCCAACAGCCCTGGCTGGCGTTTACTCGGCAGTCTCAAGGGACGCAGTTATAGGCTGGTACAGCAGCGCTTACAATCTTCTTGATGCCGCAGCTGCCATCGCAGGCGCGGTCTCTGCGGCCATACTGCCGGTTGCGGTGGCCTATTTCAGGGATTCCAGGGAAAAGCTGATGAAGCTGTATTCCCTCGCCGCAAGGTACCTGGTTTTTATTGCAGTTCCTACTGCTGTCGGAACAACTTTGCTGGCAGACAAAATAATTGTCTTGCTGTATAAGGCGGAGTATGCCAACGCCAGCCTCGCCCTTCAAATCCTTATCTGGACAATGGTTCCATTGTGCATAAATTATATGATGGGGGCAATGATGATCGCCTCGCACCAAGAAAAGAAGGGAGTTTATGTTCTCATGCTGAATGCTGTTGTCAATATACTCCTGAATTTGTACCTTATCCCGAGATACAGCCTGTATGGCGCAGCAGTTGCAACAGTGTTGACAGAAATTTTCTATTTCGCAGGATATTACTTCATAATCAGCAGGAGCGTTGGCCACCTTGATTTTGTTAAGATGTTTGTAAAGCCTGTTGTTGCGAGTGCTGTTATGGGATTAGTAATCTTCAAGTTTATGGGCGGATTGCCTGTTGTGGTTGCAATAATAGCCAGCATGATCATATACGGTGCAGCCATGTTCTTGATGAAGGCATTGGAAGAGGAAGATATCGCCCTCATCAGGAAAATTTTCATCAGGAAAGAGATTTAA
- a CDS encoding glycosyltransferase family 4 protein, which yields MKIAIFHPQINNYGGGETVALTVASFLSKKHDVEVLCAAKPDPVKLSEFFGLDLAKVQFKVRRHSMMISKLPSLPSYKSSLNVKYLSDLNHYDLVIDTGTNGWFSSKLKAKTICYIHFPYFPEKKGWKKLTSPFLVNPKNAFQYDSIVCNSEFTKRYTKKFTDKEITVISPPVDVEKIRPGKKKNIIVTVGRFSREKKHEIMIDAFKKMKLSNWEFHLIGSFQENNSAYDAKYFEKLKQMASGAKIYFHTNMPHNKVLEFLGRSRIYWHARGYGETNPTEFENFGITTVEAMAAGCVPIVINLGAQPEIVKHGINGFVWNGTDELIALTNHLIADRKSCLRLQKGAISSAKNHGAKKFADAINVLIAVLFN from the coding sequence ATGAAAATCGCAATATTCCATCCCCAAATCAATAACTACGGCGGTGGTGAGACAGTCGCACTTACAGTAGCTAGCTTTCTGTCCAAAAAGCATGATGTGGAAGTCCTCTGCGCCGCCAAGCCCGATCCTGTTAAACTGTCTGAATTTTTTGGGCTGGACCTGGCAAAAGTGCAATTCAAGGTCAGAAGGCATTCGATGATGATTTCCAAACTGCCTTCCCTGCCTTCCTATAAATCGAGCCTGAATGTCAAATACCTTTCTGACCTGAACCATTATGACCTGGTCATAGATACGGGCACCAATGGATGGTTTTCAAGCAAATTGAAGGCAAAGACCATCTGCTACATCCATTTTCCCTATTTTCCTGAGAAGAAGGGCTGGAAAAAGCTGACATCGCCCTTTTTGGTCAATCCCAAAAATGCTTTCCAGTATGATTCCATTGTCTGCAACAGCGAATTCACCAAGAGATATACCAAGAAATTCACAGATAAGGAAATAACGGTTATTTCTCCGCCTGTCGATGTTGAAAAAATCAGGCCAGGCAAAAAGAAAAATATCATTGTCACTGTTGGAAGATTCTCACGGGAGAAGAAGCATGAAATCATGATTGACGCATTCAAGAAAATGAAGCTCAGCAACTGGGAATTCCACCTTATTGGTTCATTCCAGGAAAATAATTCTGCATATGATGCTAAATACTTTGAGAAATTAAAACAAATGGCCAGTGGGGCCAAAATTTATTTCCATACCAATATGCCGCATAACAAAGTCCTTGAATTTCTTGGCCGGTCAAGAATCTATTGGCATGCAAGAGGGTACGGGGAAACCAATCCTACTGAATTTGAAAACTTCGGAATTACAACTGTGGAGGCAATGGCCGCTGGATGTGTGCCGATTGTCATAAACCTCGGGGCACAGCCTGAGATTGTGAAACATGGAATAAATGGGTTTGTATGGAATGGCACAGACGAGCTTATTGCGCTTACAAATCATTTGATTGCAGACCGGAAATCATGTTTGAGGCTCCAGAAAGGCGCAATTTCCTCTGCCAAAAATCACGGAGCAAAAAAATTCGCCGACGCCATAAATGTACTTATTGCCGTCCTATTCAATTAA
- a CDS encoding glycosyltransferase family 39 protein has translation MEEFEYRFKRFLINNKIEILIACLTFLFFSLTPIRDFGGDTVPVKYVTLSIINEGNFDLDEYISFLKVNYPYDPDKNGLPYYVVRGTNDHYLSTYGVGAPMIYYPFVAFANYFLKFSTDSWYKLMLTFKIASAILMSLASIVIYKILRYKTSDRGAVILTGAFALCTNVWTISSQAPWQHGPNQLMLLFATYFVIRGENESEYIKYAAIPLAFSVLIRPTSALFAIIFSLYIVWKHRDQFVYYMLMALPFFAVYAAYNYAYFQNIFASGQLIASQNIALIQTSDQYLWSGDMIQGMIGILFSPSRGIFIYSPFFVLLFLNAMPWKREPIGILLLVCSISLLITASLWFNWWGGYTYGYRTISDIIPFIIILLSLSFNEMYGTKWKRSIFWFLLVLAFSIQMIGAYLYDNSWNIENNVDKNHDVLWDWNNTQIGYYINKMLSRAPVYTNSQRYGD, from the coding sequence ATGGAAGAATTTGAATATCGGTTCAAAAGGTTTTTAATTAATAACAAAATAGAGATTCTTATCGCGTGCCTCACTTTCCTATTTTTTTCCTTAACTCCGATTCGAGATTTTGGAGGTGACACGGTACCTGTTAAATATGTGACACTGAGTATTATAAATGAAGGCAATTTTGATCTAGATGAATATATAAGTTTTCTCAAAGTGAATTATCCCTATGATCCAGATAAGAATGGATTGCCTTATTATGTTGTCCGGGGTACTAATGATCATTATTTGTCTACTTATGGTGTAGGGGCACCAATGATATACTATCCATTTGTGGCTTTTGCTAATTATTTTTTGAAGTTTAGTACAGACAGCTGGTATAAATTAATGTTGACATTCAAAATTGCGTCTGCTATACTTATGTCTTTAGCTAGCATAGTTATATATAAAATTTTAAGATATAAAACATCCGACCGTGGTGCAGTGATTTTAACAGGAGCCTTTGCGTTGTGCACAAATGTGTGGACAATAAGTAGCCAAGCACCATGGCAACATGGACCCAATCAACTGATGCTATTGTTTGCGACATATTTTGTCATACGTGGAGAAAATGAATCAGAATATATAAAATATGCTGCCATTCCATTGGCCTTTTCTGTGCTGATTAGGCCTACGAGCGCATTGTTCGCCATTATTTTTAGCTTATATATAGTGTGGAAGCATCGAGATCAATTTGTCTACTATATGTTGATGGCATTGCCATTTTTTGCAGTTTACGCAGCTTACAATTATGCCTATTTTCAGAACATATTTGCAAGCGGACAATTGATTGCGAGTCAAAACATCGCATTGATTCAAACCAGTGATCAATATTTATGGTCGGGTGATATGATTCAAGGAATGATTGGTATCCTATTCAGTCCCAGCAGAGGTATATTCATTTATTCACCTTTTTTTGTGTTGTTATTTTTGAATGCCATGCCCTGGAAAAGAGAACCCATTGGGATATTGCTTTTAGTATGCTCAATAAGTTTGTTAATCACAGCGTCGCTATGGTTTAACTGGTGGGGAGGATACACTTATGGATATAGAACAATTTCGGATATTATACCATTTATTATCATATTATTATCGTTATCATTTAATGAAATGTATGGCACAAAATGGAAAAGGTCGATATTTTGGTTTTTGTTGGTGTTAGCATTTAGTATTCAAATGATTGGTGCCTATCTATATGATAATAGTTGGAACATTGAAAATAATGTTGATAAGAATCATGATGTCTTGTGGGATTGGAATAATACTCAAATTGGGTATTATATCAATAAAATGTTGTCCAGAGCTCCGGTTTACACTAATTCCCAGAGATACGGAGATTAG